In Streptomyces sp. TLI_146, the genomic stretch GACGCTACGGCGGAAACCCGGCCGCGACGATCATCCTCATCATCGCGGATGTCACGGCGGTGATCCTGATCCTGTGGATCGCCTTCTTCCTCTTGGACGCCAACACCGCGAACGACCTGGTGTCGTGGGTCCACCACGCGGCGAACTGGCTCTCGGGCTGGTCGCGCGACATGTTCAACGTCGAGTCCGACGACTGGCGCACGATCCTCAACTACGGCCTGCCCGCAGTGGTCTACCTGATGATCGGCCACGCGGTCGCCGGGCGGGTCAACCGGTCCTAGGGCCTGTCGGGCGCCTCACCGCAGCGGCCGCCGACGGGCGCGCCGGGACCACCGCACGGTGAAGAAGGCGATGTCGGCCACCAGGACGACGACACCGATGGCCAGCAGATAGCCCAGGCCGTCCGCGACCGCGCCGATCAGACCCAGGACGACGGCCACCAGGATGAGGAACAGGAACAGCGCCATGGTGTGGCCCTCTCCTTCGTACGTGGACGGTGGTCGGCGTGGTCACGGGCGGGCGAGTCGGCGCTCGCCCGCCGCGCCCGGCCGGTACTCCAGCTCGTAGTACTGGAAGATCGCCTCTTCCTGGTCGGCGGGCAACACGTCGTCCGTCCCGATGGACGGCGCCTGCCGGACCATCCCCCGGGGATACGGGACCTTGACGTAATACGGACCGAGGACCGCCTCGCCGAGCGGGACGAAGACCAGGCGGCGACGGGTCGGCAGACCCGTCAGGACGGTGGCCATCGCCGGTTCGTCGGTGCTCGTGTCCACGTACACCGCCTCCAGCACCCCGATCTTGTGCCCCTTCTCGTCGACCACGTCCTGGTTGCGCCACTCACGGACATCGGCTGAGGTGATCACGGTCGTTTCCTCCGGTAGGGACCCGGATCGGCGGGTCCTCGCCCTTCCAGCCTGCCCCCGATCGCGTACGACCGCCACGGTCGCCACGCCCACCGGCCCCCGAAGTCACCCGAGCCGCGTCACCTTCGCTCCGAACGACGGCTCGCGGAGATCCTTCTGGAGGGCCACCGGCACGGCCGGGGCGTCGGCACCGGAGCCGACCGTCAGGGTGCCCACCACCGCACCGGCCCCGGCCGCGTGCGGTACCGGCTTGCCGGAATCCGTCAGCCGCAGGGGCAGCCGCTGGCCCGGTACGCCGATCGCCTTCAGGTCCCTGGTGGCGATCAGCGGCGTACGGCCGCCGAGCCCGTCGTCCACGTACCCGGCCACCTGGCCCTTCCGCACCACGACAGCGGAGGTCAGCGCGTCGCGCACTGCCGCGATGACCTTCTTGCTGTTCTCCTTCACCAGCGTGAGGCTGTTGCCGCCGTTGGGGTCCGGGCCGTCGACGCGCTGGTCCAGCATCGTGCCGAGGATCAGCGGTGTCCGGTCGCCGACCGTCTTGTACGCCGCCCACATCAGCGCGCCGCCCGCCGCCGTGTTGGATCCCGTCTTGATTCCCTTGATGCTCAGCCCGGCGAGCAGCAGGTTGTCATTGTTGTTGTTGATCGGCTGGGGCAGACCCTTGATCGTCGCGTTCGGCAGCGCCACGATCGGCCGGAAGGCGTCGAACCTCATCACCGCCTCGGCGAGCTTGAGCTGGTCGACGGCCGTGCTCACCGTCTTGGAGTCCAGACCGCTCGGATCGGTGTACGTGGTGTCGTTCATGCCGAGCGCCTTGGCGGCCTCGTTCATCTTCGCCACGAACGCCGTCTCGTCGCCGCTGCCCGTGGACCAACGTGCCAGCAGCCGGGCGATGTTGTTGCCCGAGGGGATCATCAGCATCTTCAGCATGTCCTGCTGACTGAACTTCGCCCCGGCCGTCAGCCCCTCGATGCGCGACTCGTCCTTGGCCTCGCCTTCCCGTACGGCCTTCTCGTCGACCTCGATCGTCGGCCCCGCCTCGTCCTTCTTGAGCGGATGCTCCTTGAGGACCACGTACGCCGTCATCACCTTGGCGACACTCGCCGTCGGCACCGGCTTTTGCTCGCCGAACGTGCCGAGGCTCCCCGCCCCCTGGACCCGCACGGCGCCCTGACCCTTCGCGGGCCACGGGAGGCCGAAGCGCCCGTCGAAGCTGTACGACGAGGTGTCGGCGCCCAGCTTCAGGGACGGCGTGGGCAGGGGGCGGGCCGCCTGGACGACCACGAAGACCAGGGCCAGGAGGAGGACGATCGGCACCCAGATCTTGAAGCGGCGCGTGAGGGTACGGGCCGGGGTCTCCGGCGGTCTGGGCGTGTTGGTGAGCTCCGCGAGCAGGTCCAGGGGCGGGAGCGGGGCCGCTGCGGGTGCGGGCTCCTCGGTGTCGGGGGCGGGTGAGGTCGGTGCGGCCGCCTCGACCGCGGCCCGGGCGCCGGGTGCGGGACCGGCCGTCACCGGCCGCGGCGGCTTCAGGGCCGGTACGTCGACCGGCTTCAGCGCCACGAACTCGCTGGTGCGCTCGGAGTCCGACTCGGAGTCCGGCTCGGAGTCTGATTCGGGGAGCGCGTCGGCGGCATCGGCGGTATCGGGTGTGCCGGCGGGATCGGGTGTGCTGCCCGAACCGACCGGACCGACCGAACCGACCGAACCGACCGCCTTCTCCGTCTCCGCGCTCGTCGCCTCCGCGTCGGTCTTCTGCTTGCTGCCCTCGTCGGGGGACTGGTCCGCCACTGCTCTCTTTCCCTGTTCGCTCTGAAACCGTCGTTGCCACACCGCCGCCGCCACCTGGCGGCGTTACTTCTTCAGCACCGCCCGCATGACCGCCTTCGCGATCGGCGCTCCCAGGCGCCCGCCCGCGATGGCGTCGCGCGAGATGTCCATGTCCTCGGGGTCGACGAGCACCGCCACCGCGACCGGCGAAGTGCCGTCGCTCTGCTTGGCGTACGCCACGAACCAGGCGTACGGGCGCTCGTCGCGCACATCGGCGCCGTGCTGCGCGGTGCCGGGCTTGCCGCCGACCGTCACACCCTCGATCTTCACCTTGCTGCCCGAGCCGTCGGTCACCGTGAACTCCATCATTTCCTGCACCTTCTTCGCGGTGGCCTCGGAGACGGCCTGGTTCAGCACCTCCGGCCGGGTCTTCGCGAGCGGTGACAGATCGGGGCCGCGCAGCTCCTCGACCATGTACGGCTTCATCACCTTGCCGTCGTTGGCGAGCCCGGCCGTGACCATGGCCATCTGCAACGGGGTGCTGGTCAGGCTGCCCTGGCCCATGCCGGTCAGCGCGGTCTGCGGCTTGTCCAGCTTGTCGGGGTAGCCGCTCGCCGCCGTGCGTACAGGAGTGAACTGCTCCTTGTTGAAGCCGAACTTCTCCGCCGTCTCGCGCATCCTGTCCTTGCCGGTCTTCAGCGCGGCGTCGAGGAAGA encodes the following:
- a CDS encoding PRC-barrel domain-containing protein, translated to MITSADVREWRNQDVVDEKGHKIGVLEAVYVDTSTDEPAMATVLTGLPTRRRLVFVPLGEAVLGPYYVKVPYPRGMVRQAPSIGTDDVLPADQEEAIFQYYELEYRPGAAGERRLARP
- a CDS encoding D-alanyl-D-alanine carboxypeptidase family protein — translated: MADQSPDEGSKQKTDAEATSAETEKAVGSVGSVGPVGSGSTPDPAGTPDTADAADALPESDSEPDSESDSERTSEFVALKPVDVPALKPPRPVTAGPAPGARAAVEAAAPTSPAPDTEEPAPAAAPLPPLDLLAELTNTPRPPETPARTLTRRFKIWVPIVLLLALVFVVVQAARPLPTPSLKLGADTSSYSFDGRFGLPWPAKGQGAVRVQGAGSLGTFGEQKPVPTASVAKVMTAYVVLKEHPLKKDEAGPTIEVDEKAVREGEAKDESRIEGLTAGAKFSQQDMLKMLMIPSGNNIARLLARWSTGSGDETAFVAKMNEAAKALGMNDTTYTDPSGLDSKTVSTAVDQLKLAEAVMRFDAFRPIVALPNATIKGLPQPINNNNDNLLLAGLSIKGIKTGSNTAAGGALMWAAYKTVGDRTPLILGTMLDQRVDGPDPNGGNSLTLVKENSKKVIAAVRDALTSAVVVRKGQVAGYVDDGLGGRTPLIATRDLKAIGVPGQRLPLRLTDSGKPVPHAAGAGAVVGTLTVGSGADAPAVPVALQKDLREPSFGAKVTRLG